In Sphingomonas sp. LT1P40, the DNA window CGACCCAGATGTATATGTTCGTGGTCACGCCCGAGGCCGACAATCGCTGGCTGGAGGGGCCGCAGCTTGCCGACGAGATGCGCCGCCGCGTTGCCGCCTATGGCGGGCCGATCCCGGCACTGGCGGCGCAGATCGTCGATCCGGCGGAGGTCGTCTATCGCCCGATGATGCACGTAATGGTGACCGAGCCGTGGTATCGCGGGCGGGTGATGATCGCGGGCGATGCGGCACATGCCACCACGCCGCATCTGGCACAGGGCGCGGCGATGGCGATCGAGGACGGCGTGCTGCTGGCCGAACTGCTCGCCGCCGAGGATGCGCTGGAACCGGCGTTGCAGGCATTCATGGCGCGCCGTTACGACCGCGCCAAATATGTCGTCGATGTCTCCAACCAGCTTGCCGAATGGGAGCTGGAGGAATGGGCCGGCGTTCATAATCCCGACGCCAATCCCGGTGCCCTGCTCCATAGCGCCACGCACGCGCTGATGGCCGATTATTGAGGAAGCCGGACATGGCCAAGGTCATCATCAGCTGTGCCGTCACCGGATCGGCGCACGTCCCCAGCATGTCGGACGCGCTGCCGATCACGCCCGAGGAGATCGCAACGCAGGCGATCGACGCGGCGGCGGCAGGGGCGGCGATTCTGCATCTGCACGCACGCATGCCCGAGGATGGCCGACCGACCGGCGACCCGGATGTGTATGCACACTTTCTGCCCGTCATCCGGCAAGCGACGGACGCGGTGGTGAACCTGACCACCGGCGGCGCGGTGACGATGACCGTGGCGGAGCGGCTGGCGGCGGCGGTCAGGTTCCGCCCGGAAATGTGCTCGCTCAACATGGGGTCGATCAACTTCGCCTTCTTCCCGGCCGCCGCCCGGATTTCGACGTGGAAGCATGACTGGGAGCGTGATTATGTCGTGAACTCGGACGACTATATCTTCCGCAACACGTTCCGCGACATCGCCTATATCCTCGAAACGCTGAGTGACAGCGGCACCCGTTTCGAGCATGAATGCTACGACGTCGGCCACCTCTACAACCTCGCCCATTTCGTCGATCGCGGGTTGGTGAAGCCGCCTTTCTTCATCCAGATGGTCTTTGGCATATTGGGCGGGATCGGCCCCGACCTCGACAACCTGATGTTCATGAAACAGACCGCCGACCGCCTGTTCGGGCGTGAGAATTTTCAGTGGTCGGTGCTGGCGGCGGGGCGGCACCAGATGCCGTTCCTCACGCAAGCCGCGCTGCTCGGCGGGCATATCCGCGTCGGGCTGGAGGACAGCCTGTTCATCGAGCGCGGGACGCTGGCGCTCAGCAACGCGCAACAGGTCGAAAAGGCCGTCCGCATCCTGCGCGAAATGGGTCACGAACCCGCCACCCCGGCCGAGGCGCGCGCGATGCTGCACCTCAAGGGCGGCGACAGGGTGGAGTTCTGATCATGTCACGCCGCATCGTCGATCTGTCCATCTATCTCGAAAACGACGTTATTTCCGACCCCGCGCCGTTCCGCCCCAGAATCGAGTATATCGACCACAAGATGTCGGTGCCGGAACTGGCGGCTTTCTTCCCCGGCCTGCAACCCGGCGACCTTCCAGATGGCGAGGCATGGGCGATCGAGCGGATCGACCTTATCACGCACAACGGCACGCATCTCGACGCGCCCTATCACTTCGCCTCGACCATGGACCGGGGCGAGCGGGCGATCACGATCGACGAGGTGCCGCTGGACTGGTGTTTCCAGCCGGGCGTGAAACTCGATTTCACCGCGCTGCCTGACGGTCATGTCGTCACCGCGCAGGAGGTGGAGGCGGAACTGGCGCGGATCGGGCACATCCTGTCCCCGCTCGAAATCGTGGTCGTCAACACCGCCGCCGGCAAACGCTATGGCCAGGACGATTACGTCACCGCCGGATGCGGCATGGGCTATGAAGCGACCATGTATCTGCTGGAGCGCGGCGTGCGGCTGACCGGCACCGACGGGTGGAGCTGGGACGCGCCGTTCGTCCATACGCGCGAGAAATACCTCGCCAGCGGCGACGCCTCGCTGATCTGGGAGGGGCACAAGGCAGGGCGCGACATCGGTTATTGCCACCTGGAGAAGCTCCACAATCTGGAGGGCCTGCCGCCGACCGGCTTCACCATCGCCTGTTTCCCCATGAAGATCCGCGCCGCATCCGCCGGGTGGACGCGCGCCGTCGCCATTTTCGAGGATTGATCCGCAATGTACGAACCCTTTCCCGGAAATTACGTCTGGAATCTCGGCGTCAACATCTGCCTGTGCATGGGTGCCAGCATGGGCGAGATCGACAAGGCGAACGACAAGGTCCGCGCCATCGCACAGGAGGGTGAGGACAAGGGCACCGAGGCGTTCTTCGAAAGCTGGGGCGCGATGGCCGACAATCTGGTCGCGCTGGGCGAGGAATGCGAAGCGGCAGGCGACGGACCGGGCGCGTCGGAGAAATATCTGCGCGCCACCGCTTATTATATGACGGCGGAGCGGATGCAGAGCCGCGACTATGCGCCGCGCCAGCAAATGTATCGGACCATGCTCGACACGATGAACCGCGCGGTCGCAACCGGCGGGCTGGACTGCGAGCGGGTCGAAATCCCCTATGAAGGGACCAGCTATCCCGCCTTGTTCGTGCGTGGGCATGGCGACGGCCCGCGCCCGACGATGATATTCTGCAACGGCCTCGATAGCGTGAAGGAGATGATCTACCTCTCGACCCGCGATACCTTCGCGGTGCGCGGCATATCCGTGTTGATGGTCGATCAGCCTGGCGTGGGCGAAGCGCTGCGGCTCAAGGGGCTGCACGCCATCCCCGACAGCGAACGCTGGGCCGGCGCGGCGGTCGACTGGCTGGAGGGCCGCGCCCATGTCGATGCCGACCGGATCGGGATGATGGGCTGGTCGCTGGGCGGCTATTACGCGCCGCGCGCGACATGCTATGAACCGCGCTTCAAGCTGTGCGTGTCATGGGGTGCCAACCATAATTGGGGCGAGCTTCAGGCGCGGCGCATGCAGCGCGAGGGCGATCGCCCGGTGCCGCATTATTGGGACCATGTGATGTGGGTATGGGGGCATAACGATATCGACGCCTTCATGGCCTTTACCCCGGTCGTGACGCTGGAAGGGCATATGGACCGCATGACCGTCCCCTATCTCATCACCCACGGCGCGAACGACCGGCAGATCCCGCGCGAATATGCCCATCAAAGCCACGATCAGGCGGTCAACAGCCCCGATTGCGAACTGAAATTCTTCACCGAGCGCGAGGGCGGGGTGGAGCATTGCAGCGCCGACAATATGGAGCCGGTCAAAAGCTATATCGCGCATTGGGTGGCGAAACGGTTCGAGGGGATGGGATGACATTGATCCGGCACGGGCGCGGTCCCAATCCGCTAAAGGGCTTTCAGGTCGATCCGGCGGCGATCCGGCGGATCGGACAGGATCTGCAACGCCCCGAATGCATCCTGGCCGAGCGTGACGGCACGTTATGGGCGGCCGATGCGCGCGGCGGGGTGATGCGGATCGCGCCGGATCGCAGCCAGCAACTGATTGTGCAGGCGGCCGATCCGCATTTCGACGCTTCGCCCGACAGCCTGTTGACCGGCACGCTGCCCAATGGCCTGGCCTTTGCCGCCAATGGCGACCTGTTGATCGCCAATTTCGGGACCGACCGGCTGGAGCGGATGACGCGCAGCGGTGAAACCCGCGTGCTGCTGGACCGCATCGACGGCAGGCCGCCGGGCAAGGTCAATTTCGTTCTGCGCGACAGCCGCGACCGGCTGTGGGTGACGATCTCGACGATGATCAATCCGTGGAGCGATGCGATCAATTCGACGCTGGCGGACGGCTATGTGGTGCTGATCGACGAACGCGGCGCGCGCATCGTCGCCGACGGATTCCACTTCACCAACGAAGTCCGGCTCGATGCGGCGGAGGAATGGCTCTACGTCGCCGAGACCACCGCGAAACGGGTGACGCGGCTGCGCGTCCAGCCCGACGGATCGCTCACCGACCGCGAAGTCTATGGCCCCGCCAGCCTGGGCGCGGGGCTGATCGACGGCATCGCGTTCGACGCCTATGGCAATTTGTGGGCGACGATGATCTTCGCCGACCGGCTGGTCGCAATCACCCCCGATGGCGACTTGCTCGAACTGATGAACGATGGCGATACTCAGGCAACGGCGCGGTTCGAGGCGATCTTCGCCACCGGCGCGAACGTGCCGTTCGACATCAGCATGGCATGCGGCGGCCCGACCTGCACCTGGCTGGCCAGTGTCACCTTCGGCGGGCCTGACCTCGGCACGGTCTATCTGGGCGGATTGCGGAGCACATCGATTCCCTATTTCCAAAGCCCGGTCCCCGGACTGGCCATGTCACACTGGGATCGTAAAAGGGCCTGAGCGCCGACACGCCACCGCAATATCGCCAGCAGGGCTTCGGCGGGCGAACACAATCGACCGTTTGACTTGGTGACCCCTACGGGAATCGAACCCGTGCTTCAGCCGTGAAAGGGCCGCGTCCTAACCGCTAGACGAAGGGGCCATGAAGGCGAGCGCGCGCACTAGGCAAAGCGGGGCGGACGGTCAAGGGGCTGGATGCCCTCAATTCACCCAGGCCGCGTCATCGACATGGATTTCCGCCGCCGGTCGTGCGCCCCAGTCGTCGATCTTGGCGCGGCCCGCGATCCACAGCTTGCGGTCGCGCGGCGCGCCGAGCAGCGCCATGCCCAGTGCGTTGTCGGCGGCGCGGAACGCCATTGCCTTGATGCTGCGACCGTCGTCGCCCGCCACGATCGCGCGGACATGGCCATTACCGACGATGTCGCATTTGATGACGCGCACCGGCCCCGCCACCACGCGCGGCGCGGGCCAGCCCATGCCATAGGGGCCGCCCGCCTCCATCGCATTGACCAGATCGGGATTGACCCCGCCGGGTGCCAGCAGCGCGTCGAGCAGCAGCGCCCGGTCGCTCGATGCGTGCGCGACCTTATCGGCCAGCTTGGCCTCCAGATAGGCGGTGAACTCGGCGATCCTGTCCTCGGCCACGGTCACGCCCGC includes these proteins:
- a CDS encoding 3-keto-5-aminohexanoate cleavage protein, yielding MAKVIISCAVTGSAHVPSMSDALPITPEEIATQAIDAAAAGAAILHLHARMPEDGRPTGDPDVYAHFLPVIRQATDAVVNLTTGGAVTMTVAERLAAAVRFRPEMCSLNMGSINFAFFPAAARISTWKHDWERDYVVNSDDYIFRNTFRDIAYILETLSDSGTRFEHECYDVGHLYNLAHFVDRGLVKPPFFIQMVFGILGGIGPDLDNLMFMKQTADRLFGRENFQWSVLAAGRHQMPFLTQAALLGGHIRVGLEDSLFIERGTLALSNAQQVEKAVRILREMGHEPATPAEARAMLHLKGGDRVEF
- a CDS encoding cyclase family protein; protein product: MSRRIVDLSIYLENDVISDPAPFRPRIEYIDHKMSVPELAAFFPGLQPGDLPDGEAWAIERIDLITHNGTHLDAPYHFASTMDRGERAITIDEVPLDWCFQPGVKLDFTALPDGHVVTAQEVEAELARIGHILSPLEIVVVNTAAGKRYGQDDYVTAGCGMGYEATMYLLERGVRLTGTDGWSWDAPFVHTREKYLASGDASLIWEGHKAGRDIGYCHLEKLHNLEGLPPTGFTIACFPMKIRAASAGWTRAVAIFED
- a CDS encoding alpha/beta hydrolase family protein, with the translated sequence MYEPFPGNYVWNLGVNICLCMGASMGEIDKANDKVRAIAQEGEDKGTEAFFESWGAMADNLVALGEECEAAGDGPGASEKYLRATAYYMTAERMQSRDYAPRQQMYRTMLDTMNRAVATGGLDCERVEIPYEGTSYPALFVRGHGDGPRPTMIFCNGLDSVKEMIYLSTRDTFAVRGISVLMVDQPGVGEALRLKGLHAIPDSERWAGAAVDWLEGRAHVDADRIGMMGWSLGGYYAPRATCYEPRFKLCVSWGANHNWGELQARRMQREGDRPVPHYWDHVMWVWGHNDIDAFMAFTPVVTLEGHMDRMTVPYLITHGANDRQIPREYAHQSHDQAVNSPDCELKFFTEREGGVEHCSADNMEPVKSYIAHWVAKRFEGMG
- a CDS encoding SMP-30/gluconolactonase/LRE family protein, yielding MTLIRHGRGPNPLKGFQVDPAAIRRIGQDLQRPECILAERDGTLWAADARGGVMRIAPDRSQQLIVQAADPHFDASPDSLLTGTLPNGLAFAANGDLLIANFGTDRLERMTRSGETRVLLDRIDGRPPGKVNFVLRDSRDRLWVTISTMINPWSDAINSTLADGYVVLIDERGARIVADGFHFTNEVRLDAAEEWLYVAETTAKRVTRLRVQPDGSLTDREVYGPASLGAGLIDGIAFDAYGNLWATMIFADRLVAITPDGDLLELMNDGDTQATARFEAIFATGANVPFDISMACGGPTCTWLASVTFGGPDLGTVYLGGLRSTSIPYFQSPVPGLAMSHWDRKRA